The Sesamum indicum cultivar Zhongzhi No. 13 linkage group LG1, S_indicum_v1.0, whole genome shotgun sequence genome includes a window with the following:
- the LOC105158815 gene encoding selenoprotein H-like, with the protein MAPKRKQRKGNDGASTSAAATTSSPTTRAAQRSANRATRSATSRGAATLRPPVANPEPRKKRKNKAFTSASTSLSSAAKTVIIEHSTQSNTFKKIANKVKIALKKELAGMKVVLNPEKPRKGCFQIREEGGEVFVSLLDMVGPFEQLKALDVNATVAEIVGKIG; encoded by the coding sequence ATGGCTCcaaaaaggaaacaaagaaaaggaaatgatGGAGCCTCCACGTCGGCGGCAGCCACCACCTCCTCCCCCACCACCAGGGCAGCCCAGAGATCCGCCAACAGGGCAACCCGAAGCGCCACCAGTCGCGGCGCCGCCACCCTCCGCCCGCCTGTCGCCAATCCAGAACCAcgcaagaaaaggaaaaacaaagcCTTCACCAGCGCCAGCACATCCTTATCTTCCGCCGCCAAGACTGTGATCATTGAGCACTCCACGCAGTCTAACACATTCAAGAAGATTGCTAATAAAGTTAAGATTGCGCTAAAGAAAGAGCTTGCTGGAATGAAAGTCGTGCTCAACCCCGAGAAGCCTAGGAAGGGTTGCTTTCAGATCCGCGAGGAAGGAGGGGAGGTTTTCGTCAGTTTACTGGATATGGTGGGGCCCTTTGAGCAATTGAAGGCCTTGGACGTGAATGCGACCGTCGCCGAGATTGTTGGAAAGATTGGTTAA